A single window of Acidimicrobiales bacterium DNA harbors:
- the htdY gene encoding 3-hydroxyacyl-thioester dehydratase HtdY: MPIDPNAVGTRSEPVEHSWTPKDCMLYALGVGAGVDELQFTTENTSGVPLRVLPTMAVVLGTGGFSAMSKVGTFNPAMLVHGEQGIRLHGAIPPEGTVETTGEITAIYDKGKGAVVELVSRSVLQSTGELLFENRFQAYIRGEGGFGGDRGPSGGPPPPPDREPDHEVTYETLPQQALLYRLSGDRNPLHSDPNFARMAGFDRPILHGLCTFGFTGRALLHTLCDSDPSRFLGMDGRFTAPVWPGESLTVRMWVDGNSCHFQTTATGYGEPGRVVIDGGRFTFSG, encoded by the coding sequence ATGCCGATAGATCCGAACGCAGTGGGGACCAGGAGCGAGCCGGTCGAACACTCTTGGACGCCGAAGGACTGCATGCTCTACGCGCTGGGCGTGGGCGCAGGTGTCGACGAGTTGCAGTTCACCACGGAGAACACTTCGGGTGTCCCTCTGCGAGTGCTCCCCACCATGGCGGTCGTCTTGGGTACCGGCGGATTCTCGGCGATGAGCAAGGTCGGGACCTTCAACCCTGCCATGCTCGTTCACGGAGAACAGGGGATACGCCTACACGGGGCGATCCCTCCCGAGGGGACCGTGGAGACGACCGGCGAGATCACGGCGATCTACGACAAGGGTAAGGGAGCGGTCGTCGAGCTGGTCTCGCGGTCGGTGTTGCAGTCCACCGGCGAGCTCCTGTTCGAGAACCGTTTCCAGGCGTACATAAGGGGCGAGGGGGGTTTCGGAGGAGATCGGGGTCCGTCCGGAGGCCCGCCGCCTCCTCCCGACAGGGAGCCGGATCACGAGGTGACCTACGAGACCCTGCCCCAACAGGCGCTGCTGTATCGCCTCTCGGGTGACCGCAATCCCCTGCACTCCGACCCGAACTTTGCTCGGATGGCGGGTTTCGACCGACCCATCCTCCATGGGCTTTGCACGTTCGGTTTCACCGGCAGGGCACTGCTGCACACGCTGTGCGACTCCGATCCTTCGAGGTTCCTCGGCATGGACGGCCGCTTCACGGCCCCTGTCTGGCCGGGAGAGTCGCTCACCGTGCGAATGTGGGTCGACGGCAACAGTTGCCACTTCCAGACCACCGCGACCGGATACGGCGAACCGGGGAGGGTGGTGATCGACGGCGGACGATTCACGTTCTCCGGCTGA
- the nucS gene encoding endonuclease NucS, whose amino-acid sequence MARCTVTYEGRLQAHLASAVRLLMLKADGSISVHCDDGAYKPLNWMGAPNVFCEAGDTWTFRNARGERLVIRLEEVIDDRSFDLGEDPGLRKLGVESELQSLLAAQPSMIEDGLALVRREHHTDLGPVDLLCRDVAGRPVAVEVKRIGEIDGVEQLSRYLERLRLDPWFRDVRGILVATSFRPQAKVLAAERGIDCVTVDFEILRSGDVDQPRLF is encoded by the coding sequence GTGGCTCGCTGCACGGTCACCTACGAGGGTCGCCTGCAAGCGCACCTGGCGAGCGCGGTGCGCCTGCTGATGTTGAAGGCAGACGGCTCGATCTCTGTCCATTGCGACGACGGCGCATACAAGCCACTGAACTGGATGGGCGCTCCCAACGTCTTCTGCGAGGCCGGCGACACGTGGACCTTCCGCAACGCCAGAGGCGAGCGACTCGTCATCCGACTCGAAGAGGTGATCGACGACAGATCGTTCGACCTGGGCGAGGACCCGGGCCTCCGGAAGCTCGGCGTGGAGAGCGAACTGCAGAGCCTGCTGGCCGCCCAGCCCTCCATGATCGAAGACGGGCTCGCACTGGTCAGACGAGAGCACCATACGGACCTCGGTCCGGTGGATCTGCTCTGCAGGGACGTGGCGGGGCGGCCGGTCGCGGTGGAGGTGAAGCGAATCGGAGAGATCGACGGCGTCGAGCAGTTGAGCCGTTATCTCGAACGCCTGAGGCTCGACCCATGGTTCCGAGACGTCCGGGGGATCCTCGTGGCGACGAGCTTCCGCCCTCAGGCCAAGGTCCTCGCCGCTGAACGCGGCATCGACTGCGTGACGGTCGATTTCGAGATCCTGAGATCAGGGGACGTGGACCAGCCACGTCTGTTTTGA
- a CDS encoding haloacid dehalogenase — protein MAERQEGTAGAGLRAVFFDLGGVLFTSPFRRFREYELDRGLPEGFLVRVNSTDPSGNALARLERGEIDLDEFDVLYARESAALGHEVPGRVLLQLIVGAPIPRMLRAVEKVSERFKTGLLTNDFPFLDGESSLRELEGMFDVVVRSSRVGLRKPDPDFYLLACEMAEVRPTEVVFLDDIGVNLKAARALGMRTIKVADPDEALEELSRVLGIEL, from the coding sequence GTGGCCGAGCGACAGGAAGGGACGGCGGGCGCGGGTCTGAGAGCAGTGTTCTTCGACCTAGGCGGCGTATTGTTCACCAGTCCTTTCAGACGATTCCGTGAATACGAGCTCGATCGTGGCCTCCCGGAGGGCTTTCTGGTTCGGGTGAACAGCACCGACCCGTCGGGCAACGCACTCGCCCGTCTCGAACGTGGAGAGATCGACCTCGACGAGTTCGATGTCCTCTACGCGAGGGAGTCTGCTGCATTGGGCCACGAGGTTCCCGGCCGGGTGCTCCTCCAGCTGATAGTGGGAGCGCCGATTCCACGCATGTTGCGCGCCGTAGAGAAGGTGTCGGAGAGGTTCAAGACCGGCTTGCTCACGAACGACTTCCCGTTCCTGGACGGGGAGTCCTCGCTGCGAGAGCTCGAGGGGATGTTCGACGTGGTCGTTCGTTCCAGCCGGGTGGGTCTGCGCAAGCCCGACCCGGACTTCTACTTGCTCGCATGTGAGATGGCCGAGGTTCGTCCCACGGAGGTGGTCTTCCTCGACGACATCGGGGTGAACCTGAAGGCGGCACGTGCGTTGGGAATGCGCACCATCAAGGTCGCGGACCCGGATGAAGCCTTGGAGGAGCTCTCTCGTGTGCTCGGCATCGAGCTTTGA
- a CDS encoding putative short-chain dehydrogenase/reductase, whose amino-acid sequence MSGICDGRVCIVTGAGRGIGREHALMLAREGAKVVVNDLGVEVDGTGREAGLAQQVVDEIVAMGGEAVANTDDVSDWNGAKNLIDQAVETFGTLDVLVNNAGILRDRMLVNMTEEEWDAVIRVHLKGTFAPSRWAAAYWRERSKAGDPVDARIINTSSPSGLYGNVGQTNYGAAKAGIAAFTIIASKELQRYGVTVNAVAPAALTRMTENLGMGQASDEVKEKMHPRWIAPIVTWLASPESRDVTGRVFDVSGMHLSVAEGWRRGPTADPVEDPAQLGPIVRKLVAEARPNADMRGR is encoded by the coding sequence ATGAGCGGGATATGTGACGGGCGTGTGTGCATCGTGACGGGAGCGGGCAGGGGGATCGGTCGGGAGCACGCGCTGATGCTCGCGCGGGAAGGAGCGAAGGTCGTCGTCAACGATCTCGGAGTGGAGGTCGACGGCACGGGGCGCGAGGCGGGCCTTGCCCAGCAGGTGGTCGACGAGATCGTGGCGATGGGTGGAGAGGCGGTCGCCAACACCGACGACGTTTCCGACTGGAACGGCGCGAAGAACCTCATAGATCAAGCCGTCGAGACGTTCGGAACACTGGACGTGCTGGTCAACAACGCCGGCATCCTGCGTGACAGGATGCTCGTGAACATGACGGAGGAGGAGTGGGACGCGGTGATTCGGGTCCACCTAAAGGGGACCTTCGCCCCCTCTAGGTGGGCTGCCGCGTACTGGCGTGAGCGCAGCAAGGCCGGGGATCCCGTGGATGCCAGGATCATCAACACGTCCTCACCCTCGGGGCTGTATGGGAACGTCGGTCAGACCAACTACGGGGCGGCGAAGGCCGGAATCGCAGCCTTCACGATCATCGCCTCCAAGGAGCTGCAACGCTACGGGGTCACCGTGAACGCGGTGGCTCCTGCGGCCCTGACTCGCATGACCGAGAACCTCGGCATGGGTCAGGCGTCCGACGAGGTGAAGGAGAAGATGCATCCGCGTTGGATAGCGCCGATCGTCACCTGGCTGGCGTCCCCGGAGTCTCGTGACGTCACGGGACGGGTATTCGACGTGAGCGGCATGCACCTCTCGGTGGCGGAGGGGTGGAGGCGTGGCCCGACCGCGGATCCCGTGGAGGATCCCGCACAGCTGGGTCCGATCGTCCGCAAGCTGGTCGCCGAGGCGCGGCCGAACGCGGACATGCGAGGTCGTTGA
- a CDS encoding geranylgeranyl reductase: protein MRFDLAVVGGGPAGASTAITAARAGLDVVLVEGSPLGRDKTCGDGLTHTALAWLDMLGLDTRSLDSFTEVSCTVMHSPDGREVVLEHPQGRLVAATACRRELDAELVRLARSAGAQVVEGARCTAAHQDEDEVAIRLRDGTHIRARYLVGADGVWSTTRKALGCWPPGWRGNLHAARQYRRLDRGGTDDGRVHVWFVKDLLPGYAWAFPVGGGLNTGFGLERSSPTSGGSMHRTWQRLCARREMAQVFEPTVPAEPLRSWPIPAALGTLTPAEGRTLWVGDAVAAVDPLTGEGIAQALQTGWYAARAVAEAGPHAPERAREQYRRRLERELAPDMRLAGLVSDRVVRHQRRLEAALRVIASSRWKRRRFTEWVWECYPRATLFTPYRWPTIARVGRTAGPHPRDAAPTGSAPAARNQPRGRSWKGTPL, encoded by the coding sequence GTGAGATTCGACCTCGCGGTCGTCGGGGGCGGCCCGGCTGGGGCCTCGACCGCCATCACCGCCGCCCGCGCGGGCTTGGACGTCGTGTTGGTGGAGGGATCCCCCCTGGGCCGGGACAAGACGTGCGGCGACGGACTCACCCATACGGCCCTGGCCTGGCTGGACATGCTGGGGTTGGACACACGAAGTCTCGATTCGTTCACCGAGGTGTCGTGCACGGTGATGCATTCACCCGACGGACGGGAGGTGGTGCTGGAGCACCCACAAGGACGTCTGGTGGCTGCGACTGCGTGTCGACGCGAGCTGGACGCGGAACTCGTGAGACTGGCGCGTTCGGCAGGCGCCCAGGTGGTGGAAGGGGCCCGATGCACTGCCGCCCACCAAGACGAGGACGAAGTCGCCATACGCCTGCGGGACGGCACGCACATCCGCGCCCGGTACCTCGTGGGCGCGGACGGCGTGTGGTCGACGACGCGCAAGGCCCTCGGCTGCTGGCCCCCGGGGTGGCGTGGCAACTTGCACGCCGCACGTCAGTACCGACGCCTCGACCGAGGCGGGACCGACGACGGGAGGGTGCACGTCTGGTTCGTGAAAGATCTCCTCCCGGGATACGCATGGGCGTTTCCGGTGGGCGGAGGGTTGAACACCGGCTTCGGGCTCGAGAGGTCGAGCCCCACCTCGGGCGGATCGATGCACCGCACCTGGCAGCGACTCTGCGCGAGGAGGGAGATGGCGCAGGTCTTCGAACCCACCGTTCCAGCCGAACCGCTGAGGTCATGGCCGATCCCTGCGGCACTCGGAACGCTCACTCCCGCGGAGGGGCGGACACTCTGGGTCGGAGACGCAGTTGCGGCCGTTGATCCTCTCACCGGAGAGGGAATAGCCCAGGCTCTGCAGACGGGCTGGTATGCGGCGCGGGCCGTGGCAGAGGCGGGGCCCCACGCCCCAGAGCGGGCCCGAGAGCAATACCGGCGCCGGCTGGAGCGCGAGCTGGCGCCCGACATGAGGCTCGCCGGGCTGGTGTCAGACCGCGTGGTGCGGCACCAGAGACGGCTGGAAGCTGCTCTGCGAGTAATCGCATCGTCTCGATGGAAGAGGCGACGGTTCACGGAGTGGGTTTGGGAGTGCTATCCCCGGGCGACCCTCTTCACTCCGTACCGCTGGCCGACCATCGCGCGGGTCGGCCGGACCGCAGGGCCGCATCCCAGAGACGCCGCCCCGACCGGATCCGCCCCCGCCGCTCGGAATCAACCGCGAGGAAGGTCTTGGAAGGGAACCCCCTTGTAG
- a CDS encoding DNA helicase, with the protein MIASDPCEAILEDLDEDQRLAVTTDAVYLAIIAPAGSGKTRVLTTRIAWRAHTGRADPRRVLALTFTRRAAGELRQRLKSLHLRDHVPAGTFHSVAYSLLTSIWRDRRQTPPRLLTDRSRVIRTCLDDTDIEPSVVDQEIGWAKSRCLSAAEYSERARAERRPKRIDPDVVTRVFERYEEERRRRHLLDFDDLLRILADELMADRRIGEAVRWRFRHLFVDEFQDVNPLQFRLLQALLGPDSELTVVGDPRQAIYSWNGADACYLEQFEDYFPGGEVVELRTSFRCPGPNLRAAVALLPERWRHVSALKDDGVEPTISQFPDDRSEADGIAERIIEALARGMGPASHAVLVRTNTQVRHLSSRLRRRGLPVTETPSPVLDGDATRRILEFLAPRPDTPAETLAADLRAAQRELPEELSSTARALAELVSELVADDPGADFASLRSWLAEIASGPRDAVQVLTFHASKGLEWPVVHLAGLEEGLVPIWWARTESALAEEMRLLHVAITRATREVHLSWCARRRTDDGEEAREPSRFLATMAARPLNPERHSPAELLELARICLDNYADGRAPDATDPEVADRITRLRAWRTRMARAAAVADKAILSDTAIAEIAENDPGTVDELAELQSVGPLRARRWGETIITLLHQRGRLEDSRPQSLR; encoded by the coding sequence GTGATCGCGAGCGATCCTTGCGAGGCGATCCTCGAGGACCTGGACGAGGACCAGCGGCTTGCGGTCACGACAGACGCCGTGTACCTGGCCATCATCGCCCCCGCAGGTTCGGGGAAGACTCGCGTCCTCACCACCCGCATCGCGTGGAGAGCCCACACGGGCAGGGCCGACCCTCGACGTGTGTTGGCGCTGACGTTCACACGACGTGCCGCCGGAGAACTACGACAACGCCTCAAGTCTTTGCACCTGCGTGACCACGTCCCCGCCGGCACCTTCCACTCGGTCGCCTACTCACTGCTCACGTCCATATGGCGCGACAGACGCCAGACGCCTCCACGGCTGCTCACCGACCGCTCCCGTGTCATCCGCACATGCCTGGACGACACAGACATCGAACCGTCTGTCGTCGACCAGGAGATCGGATGGGCGAAGTCTCGCTGTCTCTCTGCGGCCGAGTACTCGGAGAGAGCAAGAGCGGAAAGGCGCCCCAAGAGGATCGACCCGGACGTGGTGACCCGCGTGTTCGAGCGCTACGAGGAGGAGAGAAGGCGCCGCCACCTGCTCGACTTCGACGACCTTCTCCGAATACTCGCAGACGAGCTCATGGCAGACAGGCGGATCGGCGAAGCGGTCCGATGGCGCTTCCGTCACCTCTTCGTTGACGAGTTCCAGGACGTGAACCCGCTGCAGTTCAGGCTGTTGCAGGCTCTGCTCGGACCCGACTCGGAACTGACGGTGGTGGGCGACCCGCGACAGGCGATCTACTCGTGGAATGGAGCCGACGCGTGCTACCTGGAGCAGTTCGAGGACTATTTCCCCGGAGGCGAGGTCGTGGAGCTGCGAACCAGCTTCAGGTGCCCGGGTCCGAACCTCCGGGCTGCGGTCGCTCTCCTGCCCGAGAGGTGGCGGCATGTGTCTGCACTCAAGGACGACGGAGTCGAGCCGACCATCTCGCAGTTCCCAGACGACAGGTCGGAAGCCGACGGCATAGCGGAGCGGATCATCGAGGCGCTTGCACGCGGTATGGGCCCTGCGAGTCACGCGGTACTGGTTCGAACCAACACGCAGGTACGCCACCTGTCGAGTCGGCTGCGCCGGAGGGGTCTCCCGGTTACCGAGACGCCTTCACCGGTATTGGACGGCGACGCGACCAGGCGCATCCTCGAGTTCCTGGCCCCTCGGCCGGACACGCCGGCAGAGACCCTCGCAGCAGACCTCAGAGCAGCACAGCGAGAGCTCCCCGAGGAACTGTCTTCGACGGCCCGCGCACTGGCCGAGTTGGTCTCCGAACTGGTAGCGGACGACCCCGGAGCCGACTTCGCCAGCCTCAGATCGTGGCTGGCCGAGATCGCGTCCGGGCCTCGTGATGCGGTACAGGTACTGACCTTCCACGCGTCCAAGGGACTCGAATGGCCGGTCGTGCACCTGGCCGGTCTAGAGGAAGGCCTGGTCCCGATCTGGTGGGCCCGGACGGAGAGTGCCCTGGCCGAGGAGATGCGTCTGCTCCACGTGGCGATCACGCGAGCGACCAGGGAAGTCCACCTTTCTTGGTGTGCGCGCCGCAGGACCGACGACGGCGAGGAAGCTCGCGAGCCCTCCCGCTTCCTGGCGACAATGGCGGCAAGGCCGCTGAATCCCGAGCGCCACTCGCCGGCGGAACTCCTCGAGCTCGCCCGAATTTGCCTCGACAACTACGCGGACGGACGAGCTCCAGACGCGACCGACCCGGAAGTCGCAGACCGCATCACGAGACTGCGTGCATGGAGAACCCGAATGGCACGCGCCGCCGCCGTGGCCGACAAGGCGATCCTGTCGGACACGGCGATCGCAGAGATCGCGGAGAACGACCCCGGCACTGTCGACGAGCTGGCCGAATTGCAGTCGGTGGGTCCGCTCCGGGCACGGCGGTGGGGAGAGACGATAATCACGCTCCTGCACCAGAGAGGCCGACTCGAAGACAGCCGCCCACAGTCTCTCCGATGA
- a CDS encoding enoyl-CoA hydratase produces the protein MELQAVRFLVEDRIAWIILNRPHRLNAWTGRMHLEYRHCIARAESDDDVRVIVVTGEGRGFCAGADAKALEKQADRRGYDDGVTEPPPTPGYGVRPDFDHPFAFHFGLRKPTIAAMNGATAGVGLVLACFCDLRFAAKDAKITAAHGRLGLPVEFGLSWLLPKIVGLTHAMDLLLTSRVITGEEAQRIGLVSEAVEPQNLRDRVREYAAELAHHVSPASLAATKRQVYDDLFKSLDESMRTSTRMLDEMMGGPDFAEGVRALLDKRRPEF, from the coding sequence ATGGAGCTGCAGGCAGTACGGTTCCTCGTAGAAGACCGAATCGCTTGGATCATCCTGAACAGGCCCCACCGCCTCAACGCCTGGACCGGCCGAATGCACCTCGAATACCGGCACTGCATAGCCCGAGCCGAGAGCGACGACGACGTGAGGGTGATCGTCGTGACGGGAGAGGGTCGGGGCTTCTGCGCCGGCGCCGATGCCAAGGCCTTGGAGAAGCAGGCCGACCGGAGAGGCTACGACGACGGCGTCACAGAGCCCCCTCCGACCCCCGGCTACGGGGTCCGGCCGGATTTCGACCACCCGTTCGCCTTCCATTTCGGTCTCAGAAAGCCGACCATCGCGGCGATGAACGGCGCGACCGCAGGAGTCGGCCTGGTGCTCGCGTGCTTCTGCGACCTCCGCTTCGCAGCGAAGGACGCGAAGATCACAGCCGCCCACGGACGATTGGGACTACCCGTCGAGTTCGGACTCTCTTGGCTGTTGCCGAAGATCGTGGGGCTCACCCATGCGATGGACTTGCTGCTCACCAGTCGGGTGATAACCGGCGAGGAGGCTCAGCGGATCGGGCTGGTCTCAGAGGCGGTGGAACCGCAGAACCTACGAGACCGCGTCCGGGAATACGCCGCGGAGCTGGCTCACCACGTCTCCCCTGCCTCTCTCGCCGCCACGAAGAGGCAGGTGTATGACGATCTGTTCAAGAGCTTGGACGAATCGATGAGGACCTCGACTCGCATGCTGGACGAGATGATGGGTGGCCCCGACTTCGCCGAGGGTGTCAGAGCTCTTCTCGACAAGCGTCGACCCGAGTTCTGA
- the sopT gene encoding sulfate adenylyltransferase, with protein sequence MTDHLNPPHGGRLVDLIVDSDRAEELKKASVEWRSWDLTPRQLCDLELLCNGGFSPLQGFLTRADYEAVTDRMRLADGTLWPIPIVLDVDHRTAEEISTGDRLALRDPEGVMLAVLEVQDVWEPDRSEEAQKVYGTTNPEHPGVRHLLEYTNPVYVGGQVEALQLPVHYDYPELRHTPAELRREFARLGWRRIVAFQTRNPMHRAHQELTLRAAAEVEANLLIHPVVGMTKPGDVDHYTRVRCYRALLPRYPRNTAMLSLLPLAMRMAGPREALWHAIIRKNYGATHLIVGRDHAGPGSDSDGVPFYGPYDAQEMLARHESELGVGMVPFKMMVYLPDEDRYVPEDEVPEGARTANISGTELRARLQRGAEIPSWFTFPEVAEILREAYPPRSRQGFTVFFTGLSGAGKSTIANVLMVKLLEMGGRRVTLLDGDLVRKHLSSELGFSKEHRDLNIRRIGFVASEITKNGGVAICAPIAPYDATRKEVRRMIEPHGGFILVHVATPLDVCEERDRKGLYAKAREGLIKEFTGISDPYEVPTDAEVVIDTTDTTPEEAAQQVILHLEREGFLPPAGSTA encoded by the coding sequence ATGACCGATCACCTGAATCCCCCCCACGGCGGAAGGCTCGTCGACCTGATAGTCGACAGTGACCGAGCCGAGGAACTGAAGAAGGCGTCTGTGGAGTGGAGGTCGTGGGATCTCACCCCACGCCAGCTGTGTGACCTCGAGCTCCTCTGCAACGGCGGGTTCTCGCCCCTGCAGGGCTTCCTCACCAGAGCCGACTACGAGGCGGTGACGGATCGCATGCGGCTGGCCGACGGTACCCTCTGGCCTATCCCGATCGTCCTGGACGTGGATCATCGGACGGCCGAGGAGATCTCGACGGGCGACCGTCTGGCACTGCGAGACCCCGAGGGGGTGATGCTGGCCGTTCTGGAGGTACAGGACGTCTGGGAGCCCGATCGCTCTGAGGAAGCTCAGAAGGTCTACGGCACGACCAACCCGGAGCATCCGGGCGTTCGCCATCTCCTCGAATACACCAACCCCGTCTACGTGGGCGGGCAGGTCGAAGCACTGCAGCTCCCGGTGCACTACGACTACCCGGAGCTGCGGCACACGCCCGCGGAGTTGAGGCGCGAGTTCGCTCGCCTGGGGTGGCGGAGGATCGTCGCGTTCCAGACGCGCAATCCGATGCATCGAGCCCACCAGGAGCTCACCCTCAGAGCCGCTGCAGAGGTCGAGGCCAACCTCCTCATCCATCCCGTGGTGGGCATGACCAAGCCCGGCGACGTCGATCACTACACCCGGGTGCGCTGCTACCGCGCCCTGCTCCCCCGTTATCCGCGCAACACGGCCATGCTCTCGCTGCTACCGCTGGCCATGCGGATGGCAGGACCCCGCGAGGCACTGTGGCACGCGATCATCCGCAAGAACTACGGGGCCACCCATCTGATCGTCGGCCGGGACCACGCAGGGCCGGGCAGCGACTCCGACGGCGTGCCCTTCTACGGGCCGTACGACGCACAAGAGATGCTCGCCCGCCACGAGAGCGAGCTCGGCGTGGGCATGGTCCCGTTCAAGATGATGGTCTACCTCCCGGACGAGGACAGGTACGTCCCCGAGGACGAGGTCCCTGAGGGCGCCCGGACGGCGAACATCTCCGGCACCGAGCTACGCGCGAGGCTCCAGCGGGGTGCCGAGATCCCGTCCTGGTTCACTTTCCCCGAAGTCGCCGAGATCCTGCGAGAGGCTTATCCGCCACGCTCGAGACAGGGTTTCACGGTCTTCTTCACGGGTCTGTCGGGAGCGGGGAAATCGACCATCGCGAACGTCCTCATGGTGAAGCTGCTCGAGATGGGAGGGCGCCGTGTGACGCTTCTCGACGGGGACCTCGTGCGCAAGCACCTCTCGTCGGAGCTCGGGTTCTCCAAAGAACATCGCGACCTGAACATAAGGCGGATCGGCTTCGTCGCATCCGAGATCACCAAGAACGGCGGCGTCGCCATCTGCGCACCGATAGCACCGTACGACGCGACCCGAAAAGAGGTGCGCCGGATGATCGAACCTCACGGAGGGTTCATCCTCGTCCACGTCGCGACACCCCTCGACGTGTGCGAAGAGCGTGACCGGAAAGGCCTGTATGCAAAGGCGAGAGAGGGTCTGATCAAGGAGTTCACCGGCATATCCGACCCCTACGAAGTGCCGACCGACGCGGAAGTCGTGATCGACACCACGGACACCACCCCGGAGGAAGCCGCACAACAGGTGATCCTCCACTTGGAACGGGAGGGGTTCCTTCCTCCCGCGGGGTCGACGGCGTGA
- a CDS encoding 3'(2'),5'-bisphosphate nucleotidase CysQ has product MSSDADTSGLAGLVDADDHILARRLAQEAGEILCELRSRACREGTPPEDLRNEGDALSNRHIVQTLRRERPDDGLLSEETTDDRARLGKRRVWIVDPLDGTREFAEPPRDDWAVHVALVVDGRPLVGAVALPARGIVYSTPEPPPPPQLPERTLRLLVSRTRPPRFVRLLAERLGGELLEMGSAGAKAMAVLEGRADVYVHAGGQYEWDSAAPVAVCEAAGLHTSRVDGSPLVYNRPDPLLPDLLISRPEIARVILDELRSVDVVGDS; this is encoded by the coding sequence GTGAGCAGTGACGCCGACACGAGCGGGCTCGCGGGCCTGGTCGACGCCGACGACCACATCCTCGCGCGGAGGCTGGCACAGGAAGCCGGTGAGATCCTCTGCGAGCTGAGGAGCCGCGCCTGTAGGGAAGGAACGCCACCCGAAGACTTGAGGAACGAGGGGGACGCGCTCTCCAACCGACACATAGTGCAGACGCTCAGGCGCGAGAGGCCGGACGACGGATTGCTCTCCGAAGAGACGACCGACGACCGAGCGAGGCTCGGAAAGCGTCGTGTGTGGATCGTCGATCCCCTCGACGGGACGAGGGAGTTCGCCGAACCTCCGAGAGACGACTGGGCGGTGCACGTCGCGCTGGTCGTCGACGGTCGACCCTTGGTGGGTGCGGTTGCCCTCCCCGCTCGAGGAATCGTCTACTCGACCCCGGAGCCACCGCCACCTCCACAGCTGCCGGAGCGGACCCTGCGTCTGTTGGTGAGCCGGACCCGGCCGCCGCGCTTCGTCCGGCTCCTCGCAGAGCGTCTCGGAGGAGAGTTGCTCGAAATGGGGAGTGCGGGAGCCAAGGCCATGGCCGTGTTGGAAGGCAGAGCCGACGTCTACGTTCATGCGGGCGGACAGTACGAGTGGGACTCGGCGGCTCCGGTCGCTGTGTGCGAGGCGGCCGGTCTCCACACCAGTCGCGTCGACGGCTCCCCTCTCGTGTACAACCGCCCCGACCCTCTCCTGCCGGACCTGCTGATCAGCAGGCCGGAGATCGCTCGTGTGATATTGGACGAGCTGAGGAGCGTCGACGTCGTCGGCGACTCCTGA